A window from Piliocolobus tephrosceles isolate RC106 chromosome 11, ASM277652v3, whole genome shotgun sequence encodes these proteins:
- the COPS8 gene encoding COP9 signalosome complex subunit 8 isoform X1, translated as MPVAVMAESAFSFKKLLDQCENQELEAPGGIATPPVYGQLLALYLLHNDMNNARYLWKRIPPAIKSANSELGGIWSVGQRIWQRDFPGIYTTINAHQWSESVQPIMEALRDATRRRAFALVSQAYTSIIADDFAAFVGLPVEEAVKGILEQGWQADSTTRMVLPRKPVAGALDVSFNKFIPLSEPAPVPPIPNEQQLARLTDYVAFLEN; from the exons ATGCCAGTGGCGGTGATGGCGGAAAGTGCCTTCAGTTTCAAAAAGTTGCTGGATCAGTGCGAGAACCAGGAGCTCGAG GCCCCTGGAGGAATTGCTACACCCCCAGTGTATGGTCAGCTTCTAGCTTTATATTTGCTCCATAATGACAT GAATAATGCCAGATATCTTTGGAAAAGAATACCACCTGCTATAAAATCT GCAAATTCTGAACTTGGGGGAATTTGGTCAGTAGGACAAAGAATCTGGCAGAGAGATTTCCCTGGGATCTATACAACCATCAACGCTCACCAGTGGTCTGAGTCGGTCCAGCCAATTATGGAAGCACTTAGAG ATGCAACAAGGAGACGCGCCTTCGCCCTGGTCTCTCAAGCGTATACTTCAATCATCGCTGATGATTTTGCAGCCTTTGTTGGACTTCCTGTAGAAGAGGCTGTGAAAG GTATATTAGAACAAGGATGGCAAGCTGATTCCACTACAAGAATGGTTCTGCCCAGAAAGCCGG ttgcAGGGGCCCTGGATGTTTCCTTTAACAAGTTTATTCCCTTATCAG AGCCTGCTCCAGTTCCCCCAATACCCAATGAACAGCAGTTAGCCAGACTGACGGATTATGTGGCTTTCCTTGAAAACTGA
- the COPS8 gene encoding COP9 signalosome complex subunit 8 isoform X2 — MNNARYLWKRIPPAIKSANSELGGIWSVGQRIWQRDFPGIYTTINAHQWSESVQPIMEALRDATRRRAFALVSQAYTSIIADDFAAFVGLPVEEAVKGILEQGWQADSTTRMVLPRKPVAGALDVSFNKFIPLSEPAPVPPIPNEQQLARLTDYVAFLEN; from the exons AT GAATAATGCCAGATATCTTTGGAAAAGAATACCACCTGCTATAAAATCT GCAAATTCTGAACTTGGGGGAATTTGGTCAGTAGGACAAAGAATCTGGCAGAGAGATTTCCCTGGGATCTATACAACCATCAACGCTCACCAGTGGTCTGAGTCGGTCCAGCCAATTATGGAAGCACTTAGAG ATGCAACAAGGAGACGCGCCTTCGCCCTGGTCTCTCAAGCGTATACTTCAATCATCGCTGATGATTTTGCAGCCTTTGTTGGACTTCCTGTAGAAGAGGCTGTGAAAG GTATATTAGAACAAGGATGGCAAGCTGATTCCACTACAAGAATGGTTCTGCCCAGAAAGCCGG ttgcAGGGGCCCTGGATGTTTCCTTTAACAAGTTTATTCCCTTATCAG AGCCTGCTCCAGTTCCCCCAATACCCAATGAACAGCAGTTAGCCAGACTGACGGATTATGTGGCTTTCCTTGAAAACTGA